The Trichocoleus sp. sequence TCCAGTAATGGTGGCGGATTTTAGGACATTGCGTTGGGCGAAACGGGATGTACTTAAAGGCGGGTTAGATCACTGCTTGCTGAATGAAGTGCTACCCGCAGAGTATGAAACAACGGCTGAGATGATCGCTCAATACATTTACGACAAAACAAAGAAGGAAGTTCCTGAGGGGGTGCGGTTAAAGGTGGCTGTTTCAGAAACACCAAATTCCTGGGTTGAGTATGAAGATGACACAGAGTAAAGATAGAACGGAACCAACCGATCGCATGACTTCAACTTCCAGCCCACTCAATTCCCCATCAACCGCGACGCAGCTAAGCCTGCCGATCGTGGAAACCTTCCATTCGGTGCAGGGAGAAGGGGCATGGACAGGAACGAATGCCTTTTTTATTCGACTGGGGGGCTGTGATGTGGGCTGTCCCTGGTGCGATACGAAGCAGTCCTGGAACGCCCGTCGTCATCCGCTGCAATCGATTTCTGAGCTAGTTGCAGCAGCACAGTCTGTACATCCGGCGATCGTCGTAATCACGGGCGGCGAACCCCTGATGCACAATCTTGATGCACTTACGGATCAGCTTCGGGCAGCAAACCTGCGGCTGCATCTCGAAACCTCTGGAGCACATCCTTTCTCAGGACAGTTTGACTGGGTGACGTTCTCGCCTAAACCGACGAAAGCCCCGCATCCGAGCATCTATGCCCAAACGAGCGAACTGAAAGTAGTGGTTAGCCAAGCGATCGATTTGCAGTGGGCAGAGGCGCAGGCAGCACAGATCCCTGCATCGGCGCTCAAGTTTTTGCAGCCAGAATGGAATTCACCCGACAGTTCTGCCCTGATTTGGGATTATGTGCTGCAACATCCAGAATGGCGTATTAGCCTACAAACCCACAAATTTATGCAGATTCGCTAGCGGGAAGGCAGAATGCACTCGCTCAGATATTGGTCGATCGCCCGGTCTAAGGCAGGCAGCAGTAAGCCTCTTTCACTGGTTAAGACGCTATAAGTTGGGCGAGGAGCAACGAATCCTAATTTCTCGCTTGGGCGGGCTTCCACCTGAGCCGCATTTAATCCATCTAAGTCGGCAACGGTTCGCGCTAAGTCTGCCCAAGTCATTGCTCCCTGGTTTGCCAGGTGCCACAGCCCACATTCACCATCAATTAGCAAATCGAGGGTGGTATTCACTAAATCAGGCACATAGGTGGGGGAAATGATCGCATCTGCAGCAGCGATGAAAGGTTGTCCTGAGGCAAGCGTGCGACGAACGATCGTCAAGAAATTGTAGTCGTCCCAGGGTCCAAAAAAGGCGCTAGTGCGAATGACTAACGAGCAAGGATGTGCTTCCAAGACCCACTTTTCAGCAGTTGCTTTGCTATGTCCATAGACATTCAGTGGAGCAACTTCACTACTTTCAACATAAGGTCGATTTTGGTTACCGTCGAACACTAAATCAGATGAAAAAGTGACAAATGAAATATTGTGCTGCACACAGGCACCCGCGAGAATTGCAGCGCCGTCTGAGTTAATCTGCCGACAAAGATGGGGTTCTCGTTCGGCATCATCAACCCGCACATATCCAGCCGTGTTTACGACTGCCCAGGGCTGAATTTCTGTTAGCACCCGATCGACTGACTCTGGGCTGGTAATATCCATCTCTTGCCGGGACAGCAGATGATAAGGAATGCCACGCCGCTCACAGATCCGCGCAAAGGCTCGTCCGAGCGTTCCGGTAGCGCCTGTAATTAGCAGCGGAGAAGAACGATGAATTTTCAGGTTCGGGGCGCTTTGAGAAACGGTTACTTCCTCATCACAATTTACTGGCGGATAAAGCAATCGATCGTCTCGCTGCCACCACCCCGGAACTTCGAGCAGCGGATGCTGATAGGTTTGTCCGGCAGCCAAATAGCGCATCAGGGTTGCTAGTGCTGTAGCGCGGGGAGTCGGTGATCGGAGGTCGAAAACGCCAGACTCATAAAAACCAACCGCACGGGTAAGCAAGCTGTTCCAGTCATACGCACCCAATAGCGACCAGGCAGTGACAGCTCGAATATCAGCTCCTTCATCGCGTAAACTCTGAGCATCATCCCAGACTTGTTTAAACCAGCGCAGTTGTTCTTCGCGAGTACAGCCTAAATGTGCTTCAGTAATGGCGATCGGACGTTGGTAGCGTTCCCAGACTTCCTGCAAGATCATTTTGGGTGTAGGAATGCCATCAGCACAAACCCGAACCGCTTCTACATCAGCATACTGGTGTCGTCCATTGCCGCCATGTGTTTCTGTTGGGTAACGCTCCAGACGCTCATCCAAAAACCGATCGCTGGTCATGTATCGGTTAATCCCAAAAATATCTGGCGGGCAGGGATGTTCGAGAAACCAGTTTAGCTCTGCCTCTGAGATATCAGCACGACGCAAGTAATCCCACAGCGGATGCGATCGATCGACTCGACCACAAAGCAGATCCAATGATAGCCAGCGGCGATCGTTCTCAAATGCTGCCTGATATGCCAGCAAAGGCGTACTAAAAATCTTGCCTAGGTCTTCAGTTTGCACCAGTTTGGCTTGCGGATTAATTTGCCGAATTGCCTCCATCGACAACCCAACAGCTCGACACTGATTGATGAGGGCACGTAAAAAAGTGCGATCGTCCTGACCATGCGGATACCAATGACCATACAGCCCACTAAACCGGGCAGTTGTTAGGGGTTCGTTGATCGGCGTATAGTGATCCAGCCAGGGATAACGGGCTGCAACCGCCGCCGCAAATTCAGCTACTTTCTCGGCAAACTGCGGATCGATCAGACTGGTGTGAGTGGGTCCACTGCCATGATGTACCAATCCAGCGATCGGACAAATCCCCAGATGCCGTAAGCGTTCTAATCGCTCATCGGTCCAAGTCCAATCTGCCTGATCCAATCCATTTGGGGCAATGCGTTCCCACAACACCGGATAGCGAAGTGCTTGAATTCCGAGCGAGGCGAACAAATCAAGATCACTGCTGCGCGTTCCGTGACCATTTTTTTCTAGTTGGTCAAAGAATTGGTCGCCAACTCGATTCACTGTACACTCAATACCGCCCCAAAGCTGAATTATGGATTGAGGGCTGCGATCGGTTATGTTACTCATAGACGAAGTTCAACCTATTACACCAATCTGTTACACCAGTCTGCTCTGCCAGTCTGCTATGCCAATGTTTTAGCTGCTGCGTGACCGTTGGTTTCTGTCGGGTGCCAGGTTCGTTGTTCCGTGATTTTGGCATAAACAGCCAGTGCCTGTGCCACGACCTGATCCATGT is a genomic window containing:
- a CDS encoding 6-carboxytetrahydropterin synthase, with product MPKWKLTTEFTFDAAHFIRDYDGPCGRLHGHTYHVRVEATAHQLHGSEYCPHPVMVADFRTLRWAKRDVLKGGLDHCLLNEVLPAEYETTAEMIAQYIYDKTKKEVPEGVRLKVAVSETPNSWVEYEDDTE
- a CDS encoding 7-carboxy-7-deazaguanine synthase QueE — its product is MTQSKDRTEPTDRMTSTSSPLNSPSTATQLSLPIVETFHSVQGEGAWTGTNAFFIRLGGCDVGCPWCDTKQSWNARRHPLQSISELVAAAQSVHPAIVVITGGEPLMHNLDALTDQLRAANLRLHLETSGAHPFSGQFDWVTFSPKPTKAPHPSIYAQTSELKVVVSQAIDLQWAEAQAAQIPASALKFLQPEWNSPDSSALIWDYVLQHPEWRISLQTHKFMQIR
- a CDS encoding family 1 glycosylhydrolase, encoding MSNITDRSPQSIIQLWGGIECTVNRVGDQFFDQLEKNGHGTRSSDLDLFASLGIQALRYPVLWERIAPNGLDQADWTWTDERLERLRHLGICPIAGLVHHGSGPTHTSLIDPQFAEKVAEFAAAVAARYPWLDHYTPINEPLTTARFSGLYGHWYPHGQDDRTFLRALINQCRAVGLSMEAIRQINPQAKLVQTEDLGKIFSTPLLAYQAAFENDRRWLSLDLLCGRVDRSHPLWDYLRRADISEAELNWFLEHPCPPDIFGINRYMTSDRFLDERLERYPTETHGGNGRHQYADVEAVRVCADGIPTPKMILQEVWERYQRPIAITEAHLGCTREEQLRWFKQVWDDAQSLRDEGADIRAVTAWSLLGAYDWNSLLTRAVGFYESGVFDLRSPTPRATALATLMRYLAAGQTYQHPLLEVPGWWQRDDRLLYPPVNCDEEVTVSQSAPNLKIHRSSPLLITGATGTLGRAFARICERRGIPYHLLSRQEMDITSPESVDRVLTEIQPWAVVNTAGYVRVDDAEREPHLCRQINSDGAAILAGACVQHNISFVTFSSDLVFDGNQNRPYVESSEVAPLNVYGHSKATAEKWVLEAHPCSLVIRTSAFFGPWDDYNFLTIVRRTLASGQPFIAAADAIISPTYVPDLVNTTLDLLIDGECGLWHLANQGAMTWADLARTVADLDGLNAAQVEARPSEKLGFVAPRPTYSVLTSERGLLLPALDRAIDQYLSECILPSR